The Bryobacteraceae bacterium genome includes a window with the following:
- a CDS encoding adenosine kinase codes for MELKTVRLTIPENGNIIFGQSHFIKTVEDLYEAIVNTAPQMKFGIAFCEASGACLIRAEGNDDELKRIAVENAQAVGAGHTFHICLREGYPINILGAVRNVPEVVRIFCATANPVEVVVAETEQGRGVLGVIDGFAPKGVEGPEGVEWRHSLLRKIGYKR; via the coding sequence ATGGAACTGAAGACTGTCCGGCTGACGATTCCCGAGAACGGGAACATCATTTTCGGCCAATCGCATTTCATCAAGACGGTGGAGGACCTGTACGAGGCGATCGTGAACACGGCGCCGCAGATGAAGTTCGGCATCGCGTTCTGCGAGGCGTCGGGCGCGTGCCTGATCCGCGCGGAAGGCAACGACGACGAGCTGAAGAGGATCGCGGTGGAGAACGCGCAGGCGGTGGGCGCGGGTCACACGTTCCACATCTGCCTGCGCGAGGGCTACCCGATCAACATCCTGGGAGCGGTGCGCAACGTGCCGGAGGTGGTGCGGATCTTCTGCGCGACGGCGAATCCTGTGGAGGTGGTGGTCGCGGAAACGGAGCAGGGGCGGGGGGTGCTGGGAGTGATCGACGGGTTCGCGCCGAAGGGGGTGGAGGGACCCGAGGGCGTGGAGTGGCGCCACTCGCTGCTGAGGAAAATCGGCTACAAGAGGTGA
- the dmt gene encoding dolichol-phosphate mannosyltransferase encodes MLSVVIPVHNEEAALLPLYDRLTAVMEKLGRPYEVIFVDDASTDRSFELLANLVETDPRLRVVRLRRNFGQTAALSAGFDEARGDVIISMDGDLQHAPEDLPALLEKIDEGYDIASGWRKQRNDHLLLRKIPSRIANWLMAKVSGLELHDFGTTFKAYRAEILKDVNLYGELHRFIPALASFYGARIAEVPIQNPPRAGGASHYGLGRTFNVLFDILTIRFLLKYFTRPMHFFGRIGLASVTLGGGILAFLLVKKILGHEIILAHGPLLFTGGLLLVAGLMMFTTGLLGEMMMRTYFESQGRRIYAVREVLAKSGPKAG; translated from the coding sequence ATGTTATCCGTCGTCATCCCGGTGCATAACGAAGAAGCCGCGCTGCTGCCGCTCTACGACCGGCTGACCGCCGTGATGGAGAAGCTGGGGCGGCCATATGAGGTGATCTTCGTCGATGACGCCTCGACGGACCGGAGCTTCGAGCTGCTGGCGAACCTGGTGGAGACGGATCCGCGGCTGCGCGTGGTGCGGCTGCGGCGGAACTTCGGGCAGACGGCGGCACTCTCGGCTGGTTTCGACGAGGCGCGCGGGGACGTGATCATTTCGATGGACGGAGACCTGCAACATGCGCCCGAGGACCTGCCGGCGCTGCTGGAGAAGATCGACGAAGGATATGACATCGCAAGCGGGTGGCGGAAGCAGAGGAACGATCATCTGCTGCTCAGAAAGATTCCCTCGCGGATCGCAAACTGGCTGATGGCGAAGGTGAGCGGACTGGAGCTGCATGATTTCGGGACGACGTTCAAAGCCTACCGGGCGGAGATCCTGAAGGACGTGAACCTGTACGGGGAGCTGCACCGGTTCATTCCTGCGCTGGCGAGTTTCTACGGGGCGAGGATCGCCGAGGTGCCGATCCAGAATCCGCCGCGGGCGGGGGGCGCATCGCACTACGGGCTGGGGCGGACGTTCAACGTGCTTTTCGACATTCTGACGATCCGTTTTCTGCTGAAGTATTTCACAAGACCGATGCACTTTTTCGGGCGGATCGGGCTGGCGAGCGTGACACTGGGCGGGGGAATTCTGGCGTTTCTGCTGGTGAAAAAGATTCTCGGGCACGAGATCATCCTGGCGCACGGACCGCTGCTGTTCACGGGCGGACTGCTGCTGGTGGCAGGGCTGATGATGTTCACCACCGGGCTGCTGGGGGAGATGATGATGCGGACGTATTTCGAGAGCCAGGGGCGGCGGATTTACGCGGTGCGCGAAGTGCTGGCGAAGAGCGGGCCGAAAGCGGGCTAG
- the gyrA gene encoding DNA gyrase subunit A, with the protein MSTPQGPENPPPHNIGGGSQLPLGDRRNIIPVNIEDEMRRSYLDYSMSVIIGRALPDVRDGLKPVHRRILYGMSEMGLTHNRPTRKCAKIVGEVLGKYHPHGDSAVYDALVRMAQPFSMRYPLVDGQGNFGSIDADPPAAMRYTEARLSKISSVLLEDIDKETVDFRPNYDDSEVEPEVLPARFPNLLVNGSEGIAVGMATRIPPHNLREMIDAAIALVQNPATPIARILELAPGPDFPTGGIILGRQGIIDYYTKGRGSLKVRARAFTEKIQKDREAIVVTELPYQVNKAKLIEQIAQLVNDKKIEGISNVRDESDREGLRVVIEIKRGENPEIILNNLYKHTQMQVNFGVIMLAIVNGQPREMGIIDALKRFIDHRVEVVRRRTEYLLRKAREREHILLGFQKALENLDAVIETVRAARTPREAREALAGQMQFPENPALEKVLAKWAPALKWNGQPLSRFDFTEKQAQAIIELQLQRLTGMERQKILDELAEIQRLIAEYLEILGSEKVLRNVIVRELREVQKEFGDDRRTQIVEDEGEINLEDLIKREDVVVTVSRGGYLKRTALDTYRRQGRGGKGRIGMATRSEDVVEDLFVANTHSYLLIFTSKGRLYWLKVFNIPDAQAAGRGKHIKGLVNLQEDEEPRAFLPVADFEPGKYVVMATKFGVIKKCELTEFDNPMARGIIAINLRENDELIEAALSDGSKMIFLATREGMAIKFPETDVRPMGRPAAGVTSMKLAEGDWIVGMEIVTDDDYILSVSELGFGKRTKVSEYRLQSRAGKGVINMKVASRNGKVVAVLAVKEDTDVIVISREGKILRTEAESIRKTGRSAQGVKLVALDPGDTVAAACAVKEAEEETAADEAQPELPLQ; encoded by the coding sequence ATGTCGACTCCGCAGGGACCTGAAAATCCGCCGCCTCACAACATCGGCGGCGGCTCGCAGCTGCCGCTCGGCGACCGCCGCAACATCATCCCCGTCAACATCGAGGACGAGATGCGCCGGTCGTATCTCGACTACTCGATGTCGGTCATCATCGGCCGCGCGCTGCCCGATGTCCGCGACGGTCTCAAGCCCGTCCACCGCCGCATCCTGTACGGCATGAGCGAGATGGGGCTCACCCACAACCGCCCCACCCGCAAGTGCGCCAAGATCGTCGGCGAAGTCCTCGGCAAGTACCACCCCCACGGCGATTCCGCCGTCTACGACGCCCTCGTCCGCATGGCTCAGCCTTTCTCCATGCGCTACCCGCTCGTCGACGGGCAGGGCAACTTCGGCTCCATCGACGCCGACCCGCCCGCCGCCATGCGCTACACCGAGGCGCGCCTGTCGAAGATCTCTTCCGTCCTGCTCGAGGACATCGACAAGGAAACCGTCGACTTCCGCCCCAACTACGACGACAGCGAGGTCGAGCCGGAAGTCCTCCCCGCCCGCTTCCCCAACCTCCTCGTCAACGGCAGCGAAGGCATCGCCGTCGGCATGGCCACCCGCATCCCGCCCCACAACTTGCGCGAGATGATCGACGCCGCCATCGCCCTCGTGCAGAATCCCGCCACGCCCATCGCCCGCATCCTCGAACTCGCCCCCGGTCCCGACTTCCCCACCGGCGGCATCATCCTCGGCCGGCAGGGCATCATCGACTACTACACGAAGGGCCGCGGCTCCCTCAAGGTCCGCGCCCGCGCTTTCACGGAAAAAATCCAGAAGGACCGCGAGGCCATCGTCGTCACCGAGCTCCCCTACCAGGTCAACAAGGCCAAGCTCATCGAGCAGATCGCCCAGCTCGTCAACGACAAGAAAATCGAGGGCATCTCCAACGTCCGCGATGAAAGCGACCGCGAAGGCCTCCGCGTCGTCATCGAAATCAAGCGCGGCGAAAACCCCGAAATCATCCTGAACAACCTGTACAAGCACACCCAGATGCAGGTCAATTTCGGGGTCATCATGCTGGCCATCGTCAACGGCCAGCCCCGCGAGATGGGCATCATCGACGCCCTCAAGCGTTTCATCGACCACCGCGTCGAAGTCGTCCGCCGCCGCACCGAATACCTCCTGCGCAAGGCCCGCGAGCGCGAGCACATCCTGCTCGGCTTCCAGAAAGCCCTCGAAAACCTCGATGCGGTCATCGAAACCGTCCGCGCCGCCCGCACCCCGCGCGAAGCCCGCGAGGCCCTCGCCGGCCAGATGCAGTTCCCCGAAAATCCGGCCCTCGAGAAGGTCCTGGCCAAATGGGCGCCCGCCCTCAAATGGAACGGCCAGCCGCTGTCGCGCTTCGATTTCACCGAAAAACAGGCCCAGGCCATCATCGAGCTCCAGCTCCAGCGCCTCACCGGCATGGAGCGCCAGAAAATTCTCGATGAATTGGCCGAAATCCAGCGCCTCATCGCCGAATATCTCGAAATTCTCGGCTCCGAAAAGGTCCTCCGCAACGTCATCGTCCGCGAGCTCAGGGAAGTCCAGAAAGAGTTCGGCGACGACCGCCGCACGCAGATCGTCGAGGACGAGGGCGAGATCAACCTCGAGGACCTCATCAAGCGCGAAGACGTCGTCGTCACCGTCAGCCGCGGCGGCTACCTCAAGCGCACCGCCCTCGACACTTACCGCCGCCAGGGCCGCGGCGGCAAGGGCCGAATCGGCATGGCCACCCGCTCCGAAGACGTCGTCGAGGACCTCTTCGTCGCCAATACCCACAGCTATCTGCTGATCTTCACCTCCAAGGGCCGCCTCTACTGGCTCAAGGTCTTCAACATCCCCGACGCCCAGGCTGCCGGCCGCGGCAAGCACATCAAGGGCCTCGTCAACCTCCAGGAGGACGAAGAGCCCCGCGCCTTCCTCCCCGTCGCCGATTTCGAGCCCGGCAAGTACGTCGTCATGGCCACGAAATTCGGCGTCATCAAAAAGTGCGAACTCACCGAGTTCGACAACCCCATGGCCCGCGGCATCATCGCCATCAACCTCAGGGAAAACGACGAGCTCATCGAAGCCGCCCTCAGCGACGGTTCGAAGATGATCTTCCTCGCCACCCGCGAGGGCATGGCCATCAAATTCCCCGAAACCGATGTCCGCCCCATGGGGCGCCCTGCCGCCGGCGTCACCAGCATGAAACTCGCCGAGGGCGATTGGATCGTCGGCATGGAAATCGTCACCGACGACGACTACATCCTCTCGGTCAGCGAGCTCGGCTTCGGCAAGCGCACCAAAGTCAGTGAATACCGCCTGCAGTCCCGCGCCGGCAAGGGTGTCATCAACATGAAGGTCGCCAGCCGCAACGGCAAGGTCGTTGCCGTCCTTGCCGTCAAGGAAGACACCGACGTCATCGTCATCAGCCGCGAGGGCAAGATCCTCCGCACCGAAGCCGAAAGCATCCGCAAGACCGGACGCTCCGCGCAGGGCGTCAAGCTCGTCGCCCTCGATCCCGGCGACACCGTCGCCGCCGCCTGCGCCGTCAAGGAAGCCGAAGAGGAAACGGCTGCCGACGAGGCTCAGCCCGAGCTGCCGCTTCAGTAA
- the vacB gene encoding ribonuclease R, whose translation MKEQDLLSHIARLPHGRANFRQLVRELGLRGEERQQLEDLLARMVKKGLLIELRGGQYVLPGRTQQFATGRLSMHRDGYGFVSPAAAVPGVAGDIFIPPEASAHAMHGDTVLARITRVASGGRAEGEVIRVLGRAHPTVTGEFRVGRRECFVVPFESRIQQWIVIPEGLEIPGRGANLDRIGAPAPHVSDVRDMDGMIVDVEILEYPSEGDDTTVGRVIEILGRPDDFGVDVEIIIRKHHLRHRFPPEALAQAQAVPLTLTQADLAGRRDFRGLDIVTIDGETARDFDDAVWVDRFHDGRFLLHVHIADVSHYVLPGSPIDQEAFLRGTSVYFPDRAVPMLPLELSTEICSLKPGVDRLCLSALLEIDRQGDVVRQEFCRSVIRSVERMTYTDVHLILEGDPGLRQRYAGLVPRFERMKELALILNRRRMKRGAIDFDLPEPLLLFDEEGLMTGIQRTPRNIAHRIIEEFMLAANEAVSRHLEEHLPESLFRVHEPPDAQKVLDFEQIAARFGHTLGIAAFPARRFPVVTRTSDGRKLRRDIVRLEEGLKITSRMYQKLVEKLEGKPEERILNYLMLRSLKQARYSEKNIGHFALAAKSYTHFTSPIRRYPDLIVHRLLSAWLDGREPDVGDLHEIAEQCSETERRAADAERELIEWKKVKFMTGRIGDKFDGLIISTTRFGFFVELEELFVEGLVPIDLLPGDRWNYHENTRKIIAERSRREYKIGDRVRVRLDKVDGVERRLYFSVVEPESERRLRPSKGAARKRRT comes from the coding sequence ATGAAAGAACAGGATCTGCTCTCCCACATCGCGCGCCTGCCTCACGGCCGCGCCAATTTCAGGCAGCTCGTCCGCGAGCTCGGCCTTCGCGGCGAAGAGCGCCAGCAGCTCGAAGATCTGCTCGCGCGCATGGTGAAAAAAGGCCTGCTCATCGAGCTCCGCGGCGGCCAGTACGTCCTGCCCGGCCGCACCCAGCAGTTCGCCACCGGCCGCCTCTCCATGCACCGCGACGGCTACGGCTTCGTCTCGCCTGCCGCTGCTGTGCCGGGCGTCGCGGGCGACATCTTTATCCCGCCCGAGGCCTCCGCCCACGCCATGCACGGCGACACCGTGCTTGCCCGCATCACCCGCGTCGCCTCCGGCGGCCGCGCCGAGGGCGAAGTCATCCGCGTCCTCGGCCGCGCCCATCCCACCGTCACCGGCGAGTTCCGCGTCGGCCGCCGCGAGTGCTTCGTCGTCCCCTTCGAGTCCCGCATCCAGCAATGGATCGTCATCCCCGAGGGCCTCGAAATCCCGGGCCGCGGCGCGAACCTCGACCGCATCGGCGCTCCAGCCCCGCACGTCTCCGATGTCCGCGACATGGACGGCATGATCGTCGACGTCGAGATCCTCGAGTACCCCTCGGAAGGCGACGACACCACCGTCGGCCGCGTCATTGAGATCCTCGGCCGTCCCGACGACTTCGGCGTCGACGTCGAAATCATCATCCGCAAGCACCACCTGCGCCACCGCTTTCCCCCGGAAGCGCTCGCCCAGGCGCAGGCCGTCCCGCTCACGCTCACCCAGGCCGATCTCGCCGGACGCCGCGATTTCCGCGGCCTCGACATCGTCACCATCGACGGCGAAACCGCCCGCGACTTCGACGACGCCGTTTGGGTCGACCGCTTCCACGACGGCCGTTTCCTCCTCCACGTCCACATCGCCGACGTCAGCCATTACGTCCTGCCCGGCTCGCCCATCGATCAGGAAGCCTTCCTCCGCGGCACCAGCGTCTACTTCCCGGACCGCGCCGTGCCCATGCTGCCGCTCGAGCTCTCCACCGAAATCTGCTCCCTCAAGCCCGGTGTCGACCGCCTCTGCCTGTCCGCCCTGCTCGAAATTGATCGCCAGGGCGACGTCGTCCGCCAGGAGTTCTGCCGCAGCGTCATCCGCAGCGTCGAGCGCATGACCTACACCGATGTCCACCTCATCCTCGAAGGCGACCCCGGCCTCCGCCAGCGCTACGCCGGGCTCGTGCCGCGCTTCGAGCGGATGAAGGAGCTCGCCCTCATCCTCAACCGCCGCCGCATGAAGCGCGGCGCCATTGACTTCGATCTGCCCGAGCCGCTCCTCCTCTTCGACGAAGAAGGCCTCATGACGGGCATCCAGCGCACGCCCCGCAACATCGCCCACCGCATCATCGAGGAGTTCATGCTCGCCGCCAACGAGGCTGTCAGCCGCCACCTCGAAGAGCACCTCCCCGAAAGCCTCTTCCGCGTCCACGAGCCCCCCGACGCCCAGAAAGTCCTCGACTTCGAGCAGATCGCCGCCCGCTTCGGCCACACCCTCGGCATCGCCGCCTTCCCCGCCCGCCGCTTCCCGGTCGTCACCCGCACGAGCGACGGCCGCAAGCTCCGCCGCGACATCGTCCGCCTCGAGGAAGGCCTGAAAATCACCTCCAGGATGTACCAGAAACTGGTCGAAAAACTGGAAGGAAAACCGGAAGAACGAATCCTCAATTACCTGATGCTCCGGTCGCTGAAACAGGCCCGGTATTCCGAAAAAAACATCGGCCATTTCGCCCTTGCCGCGAAGTCGTACACGCACTTTACCTCGCCCATCCGCCGCTACCCGGACCTGATCGTCCACCGCCTGCTCTCCGCCTGGCTCGACGGCCGGGAGCCGGATGTCGGCGATCTCCACGAAATCGCCGAACAGTGCTCGGAGACGGAGCGCCGCGCCGCCGACGCCGAACGCGAACTCATCGAGTGGAAGAAGGTCAAGTTCATGACCGGCCGCATCGGCGACAAATTCGACGGGCTCATCATCTCCACCACCAGATTCGGCTTCTTTGTCGAACTGGAAGAGCTCTTCGTCGAGGGCCTCGTTCCCATTGATCTCCTCCCCGGAGACCGCTGGAATTACCACGAAAATACCCGCAAAATCATTGCGGAGCGCAGCCGCCGCGAATACAAAATCGGCGACCGCGTCCGCGTGCGGCTCGACAAGGTCGACGGCGTCGAGCGCCGCCTCTATTTCTCTGTCGTTGAACCCGAGTCAGAACGCCGCCTCAGACCTTCTAAAGGCGCCGCCCGCAAACGCCGCACCTGA
- a CDS encoding deoxyribodipyrimidine photo-lyase → MYVVWFKRDLRIHDHAPLAEAARRGTVLPLFIYEPELWQGPDYDARHWAFARQCLEELDANLRRLGAPLVARTGDALEVLRSLPATALYAHEETGNGWTYARDRRVRRWAREAGIPFYEFPNNGVVRRLKTRDGWSRLWQERMKQPAAEAPGRLAPHGMDPGHLPPARRTIEVQRGGERAAHELLDSFLARRGARYHLEMSSPLTAEESCSRLSPHLAWGTISARQAYQAVQKRRETAEGTWRQALAAFMARLHWRDHFIQKLEDEPRIEFENFVRAYDGLREEEFDEEKFERWKEGMTGFPFVDACMRMLRATGWINFRMRAMLVSFAAYDLWLHWRPVALHLARLFTDYEPGIHYSQCQMQSATTGINTVRIYSPDKQWRDQDPQSEFVRRWVPEFEDSKRYPAPIVDHAEAVKRARERIYALRRSLGARAEAEKVRERHGSRKRPARRRQG, encoded by the coding sequence ATGTACGTTGTCTGGTTCAAGAGAGACCTGCGCATCCACGACCATGCGCCGCTGGCGGAAGCAGCCCGGCGCGGAACGGTGCTTCCTCTTTTCATCTACGAGCCGGAATTATGGCAGGGGCCGGATTACGACGCGCGGCACTGGGCGTTCGCGCGGCAGTGCCTGGAAGAGCTGGACGCGAACCTGCGGCGCCTTGGGGCGCCGCTGGTTGCGCGCACGGGCGACGCGCTCGAGGTGTTGCGGTCGCTGCCGGCGACGGCGCTGTATGCCCACGAAGAAACGGGCAACGGCTGGACGTACGCGCGGGACCGGCGTGTGCGGAGATGGGCGCGGGAGGCGGGCATCCCGTTCTACGAATTTCCGAACAACGGCGTGGTGCGGCGTCTGAAGACAAGGGACGGCTGGTCGCGGCTCTGGCAGGAGCGGATGAAGCAGCCTGCGGCGGAGGCGCCGGGGAGGCTGGCGCCGCACGGCATGGATCCCGGCCATCTGCCGCCGGCACGGCGCACGATTGAAGTGCAGCGCGGCGGCGAGAGGGCGGCGCACGAACTGCTGGACAGCTTTCTGGCGCGGCGCGGCGCGCGGTATCACCTGGAGATGTCGAGCCCGCTGACGGCGGAGGAGAGCTGCTCGAGGCTGAGCCCGCATCTGGCGTGGGGGACGATTTCCGCGCGTCAGGCGTACCAGGCGGTGCAGAAGAGGCGCGAGACGGCGGAGGGGACGTGGAGGCAGGCCCTGGCGGCGTTCATGGCGCGGCTGCACTGGCGGGACCATTTCATCCAGAAGCTGGAAGACGAGCCGCGGATCGAGTTCGAGAATTTCGTGCGGGCGTACGACGGGCTGCGGGAGGAGGAGTTCGATGAAGAGAAGTTCGAGCGGTGGAAGGAGGGGATGACGGGGTTTCCGTTCGTCGACGCCTGCATGCGGATGCTGCGGGCGACGGGGTGGATCAACTTCCGGATGCGGGCGATGCTGGTGAGTTTCGCGGCGTACGATCTGTGGCTGCACTGGCGCCCGGTGGCGCTGCATCTGGCGCGGCTGTTCACCGATTACGAGCCGGGGATCCATTACAGCCAATGCCAGATGCAGAGCGCGACGACGGGAATCAACACGGTGCGGATTTACAGCCCGGACAAGCAGTGGCGGGACCAGGATCCGCAGAGCGAATTCGTGCGGCGGTGGGTTCCGGAGTTCGAAGACAGCAAGCGCTACCCGGCGCCCATCGTGGATCACGCCGAAGCGGTGAAGAGGGCGCGGGAGCGGATCTATGCGCTGCGGCGGAGTCTGGGTGCGCGGGCCGAGGCGGAGAAGGTGCGCGAGCGGCACGGGAGCCGCAAACGGCCCGCGCGGCGGCGGCAGGGCTGA
- a CDS encoding glycosyl transferase, whose amino-acid sequence MIRLFRVVVPASLLVLMAVETGLAFGSYLLGFLLTREEDWAIFYLYEGGTAQTLAAVGSLLLGVYLNDLYSQVRVYSRLRLAQQYCLVFGVAFLAQGMISYIVPELALARSQMIAGSLIGLIALPSWRMLFDVLVLRVLHRQRILFVGHNRLAQTVARTIAERPHFAMESVGYLSPQPLEEAPAGLGPWLGPVSGLKKAHAEQKPDRIVVGMDDRRGQLPVEDLLVLRLTGVPVEDVTTLYEHVMWRVPVEVLRPSQLIFGGGLGPDPRKLAMQRVYSFAFALAGAVLTLPLMALIWALVRLTSPGPAIYRQKRVGRNGRVFEVLKFRSMYQDAEARTGAVWAAHNDPRVTPLGRWLRKLRLDELPQFFNVLKGEMCIVGPRPERPEFVDVLSQKIPYYHLRHSIPPGITGWAQINHKYGETIEDVVTKLEYDLYYLKNMSFSLDLYILFHTAKVMLFQRGAQ is encoded by the coding sequence ATGATCAGGCTTTTCAGAGTGGTGGTGCCGGCCTCGCTGCTGGTGCTGATGGCCGTCGAGACAGGGCTGGCGTTTGGCAGTTATCTCCTGGGCTTTCTGCTGACGCGGGAGGAAGACTGGGCGATTTTTTACCTGTACGAGGGGGGAACGGCGCAGACGCTGGCAGCAGTCGGCAGCCTGCTCCTGGGAGTGTACCTGAACGATCTGTATTCGCAGGTCAGGGTATACTCGCGTCTGCGGCTGGCGCAGCAGTATTGCCTGGTGTTCGGAGTGGCGTTTCTGGCGCAGGGGATGATCAGCTACATTGTGCCGGAGCTGGCGCTGGCGCGTTCGCAGATGATTGCGGGGAGCCTGATCGGGCTGATCGCGCTGCCGTCGTGGCGGATGCTGTTCGACGTGCTGGTGCTGCGGGTGCTGCACCGGCAGAGGATTCTGTTCGTGGGGCACAACCGGCTGGCGCAGACGGTGGCGCGGACGATTGCGGAGCGGCCGCATTTCGCGATGGAGTCCGTGGGTTATCTGTCGCCCCAGCCGCTGGAGGAGGCGCCGGCGGGGCTGGGACCGTGGCTGGGACCGGTGAGCGGACTGAAGAAGGCGCACGCGGAGCAGAAGCCGGACCGGATCGTGGTGGGGATGGACGACCGGCGGGGTCAGCTGCCGGTGGAGGATCTGCTGGTGCTGAGACTGACCGGGGTGCCGGTGGAAGACGTCACCACGCTGTACGAACATGTGATGTGGCGGGTGCCCGTGGAGGTGCTGCGCCCTTCGCAGCTGATCTTCGGCGGCGGGCTGGGGCCGGATCCCCGCAAGCTGGCGATGCAGCGCGTCTACTCGTTCGCGTTCGCCCTGGCGGGCGCGGTGCTGACATTGCCGCTGATGGCGCTGATCTGGGCGCTTGTGCGGCTCACGTCGCCGGGGCCGGCGATTTACCGCCAGAAGCGGGTGGGGCGGAACGGGCGCGTTTTCGAGGTGCTGAAGTTCCGTTCGATGTATCAGGATGCCGAGGCGCGGACCGGCGCGGTGTGGGCGGCGCACAACGATCCGCGGGTGACGCCGCTGGGGAGATGGCTGAGAAAGCTGAGGCTGGACGAACTGCCGCAGTTCTTCAACGTACTGAAAGGGGAGATGTGCATCGTGGGGCCGAGGCCGGAGAGGCCCGAGTTCGTCGACGTGCTGAGCCAGAAGATCCCGTACTATCACCTGCGTCATTCGATTCCGCCGGGCATCACCGGATGGGCCCAGATCAATCACAAGTACGGCGAAACGATCGAGGACGTGGTGACGAAGCTCGAGTATGACCTCTATTATCTGAAGAACATGAGCTTCTCGCTGGACCTGTACATTCTGTTCCACACGGCGAAGGTGATGCTGTTCCAGAGGGGGGCTCAGTAG
- a CDS encoding peptidase M28, whose protein sequence is MRTVAAWLAAASLLCAQPAAVPDTIAKIREEAEKRSQVMKHLHVLADRYGPRLTGSPNYEAAARWAMQQLSAWGLVNSRLEPWDFGHPGWSSERASGHFIAPVRDHLVFEVMAWTPSTNGPVRAEAVLLAPPASPSKEELDAWLSENAPRIKGRIVLLGKPREIPVSFAATQKRMDDEAVKRRLEARGGLPMRAQQPKTEPGKLTPQQVNAAIDAWLIANGALVKVLDSGMPHSTIRAFQNRAYDITKSIPAVYLRNEDYGRAARLIESGEKVEMEFDIVNRTHPGTTTWNVLADIPGSEKPEEVVMIGAHLDSWHAATGATDNATGVAVMMEAVRILQALQLRPRRTIRIALWSAEEQGLLGSKFHVEHNYGTFEQPKPAFDTLVAYLNLDSGTGRIRGASVFGPEEAAAMVRAALEPFRDAGVAGAAPSSSRREGGTDSTSFSSAGLPAIGFFQDPIEYFQQTWHTNLDTYERAVPEDLRQASAVIAAAAWQLANSDQRLPRFTRETMPAPATPAPPVTQ, encoded by the coding sequence ATGCGAACAGTCGCCGCATGGCTCGCCGCCGCCTCGCTGCTCTGCGCACAGCCCGCCGCCGTCCCCGACACCATCGCGAAAATCCGTGAAGAGGCCGAAAAGCGCTCCCAGGTGATGAAACACCTCCACGTCCTCGCAGACCGTTACGGTCCCCGCCTCACCGGCTCGCCCAACTATGAAGCCGCCGCCAGATGGGCCATGCAGCAGCTCTCCGCATGGGGGCTCGTCAACTCCCGTCTCGAGCCGTGGGACTTCGGCCATCCCGGCTGGTCCAGCGAGCGCGCCTCCGGCCATTTCATCGCCCCCGTCCGCGATCATCTCGTCTTCGAGGTCATGGCATGGACCCCTTCCACCAACGGTCCCGTGCGCGCGGAAGCCGTCCTGCTCGCGCCTCCCGCGTCGCCGTCGAAAGAAGAGCTCGACGCCTGGCTCAGTGAAAACGCCCCGCGCATCAAAGGACGCATCGTCCTTCTCGGCAAGCCCCGCGAAATCCCCGTCAGCTTCGCCGCCACGCAGAAACGCATGGACGACGAAGCCGTCAAACGCCGTCTCGAAGCCCGCGGCGGCCTGCCCATGCGCGCCCAGCAGCCGAAAACGGAGCCCGGCAAGCTGACGCCGCAGCAGGTCAACGCCGCCATCGACGCCTGGCTCATCGCCAACGGCGCGCTCGTCAAGGTGCTCGACTCCGGCATGCCCCACTCCACCATCCGCGCCTTCCAGAACCGCGCCTACGACATCACGAAATCCATTCCCGCCGTCTATCTCCGCAACGAAGACTACGGCCGCGCCGCCCGCCTCATCGAAAGCGGCGAAAAGGTTGAAATGGAATTCGACATCGTCAACCGCACGCACCCCGGCACAACCACCTGGAACGTCCTCGCCGACATCCCCGGCTCGGAGAAGCCCGAAGAAGTCGTCATGATCGGTGCGCACCTCGACTCCTGGCACGCCGCCACCGGCGCCACCGACAACGCCACCGGCGTCGCCGTCATGATGGAAGCCGTCCGCATCCTCCAGGCTCTGCAGCTCAGGCCCCGCCGCACCATCCGCATCGCTCTCTGGAGCGCCGAAGAACAGGGCCTGCTCGGCTCGAAATTCCATGTCGAACACAACTACGGCACGTTCGAACAGCCCAAACCCGCCTTCGACACTCTCGTCGCCTATCTGAACCTCGACAGCGGCACCGGCCGCATCCGCGGCGCCAGCGTCTTCGGCCCGGAAGAGGCCGCCGCCATGGTCCGCGCCGCGCTCGAACCCTTCCGCGACGCCGGCGTCGCCGGCGCTGCGCCCTCTTCCAGCCGCCGCGAAGGCGGCACCGACTCCACCTCCTTCTCCAGCGCCGGCCTGCCCGCCATCGGCTTCTTCCAGGACCCCATCGAGTACTTCCAGCAGACCTGGCACACCAACCTCGACACTTACGAGCGCGCCGTCCCCGAAGACCTCCGCCAGGCCAGCGCCGTCATCGCTGCCGCCGCCTGGCAGCTCGCAAACAGCGATCAGCGCCTCCCGCGCTTCACGCGCGAAACCATGCCGGCGCCTGCCACGCCCGCGCCGCCGGTCACGCAATGA